One Deltaproteobacteria bacterium genomic region harbors:
- a CDS encoding M23 family metallopeptidase, whose amino-acid sequence MVSNRKGRTATMTLSDGWLKAVLSFVLVLSVIGAAAVVDYLSLLGASVENRRLRAENSLLREQFQVVEGKLNALEGNLERVRAFVTKLKLITNIETEDRSLKLALGPMPRPGQPIGGAETSAVGRSPASALGGILPTNGMGLAEQDAVFYKAPSPDESSGEIAAEQARDYASLAIRIDTAVQDVGIREQGVLELWESLSERQNLLAATPSIKPVRGWFTSKFGYRISPFTSKPVMHNGLDVAASPGSPIYAPADGIVSFAGYDPGYGKLVSIDHGYGVVTRFGHTSQVYVELGQKVKRRDIIAAVGSTGRSTGPHLHYEVRVNDVPVDPGNYILDE is encoded by the coding sequence ATGGTTTCAAATCGCAAAGGCCGTACTGCGACCATGACCTTGTCGGATGGCTGGCTGAAGGCCGTTTTAAGCTTCGTGCTTGTACTTTCGGTCATTGGGGCTGCAGCCGTCGTCGACTATCTCAGTCTACTCGGAGCGTCGGTTGAGAATCGCCGACTTCGCGCTGAAAACTCGCTGCTTCGTGAGCAGTTTCAAGTTGTCGAAGGAAAGCTGAACGCGCTTGAAGGCAATCTCGAACGTGTTCGCGCCTTTGTTACAAAACTGAAGTTGATTACGAATATAGAGACCGAGGATCGGTCGTTAAAGCTGGCATTGGGGCCAATGCCGCGCCCCGGACAACCAATTGGTGGTGCCGAGACTTCGGCGGTCGGTCGGTCGCCAGCATCGGCCTTGGGCGGAATTCTTCCAACCAACGGAATGGGCCTAGCCGAACAGGATGCTGTATTTTATAAGGCTCCGTCTCCCGACGAGTCGTCTGGGGAAATTGCGGCAGAACAAGCTCGTGACTACGCGTCCTTGGCGATTCGTATCGATACGGCAGTTCAAGATGTTGGAATTCGTGAACAAGGCGTACTTGAGCTTTGGGAGTCTCTTTCTGAGCGCCAAAATCTTTTGGCGGCTACGCCTAGTATTAAGCCAGTTCGCGGTTGGTTTACTTCAAAGTTTGGTTACCGAATTTCGCCATTCACTTCTAAGCCAGTCATGCACAATGGTCTTGATGTCGCGGCTTCGCCGGGTTCACCGATCTATGCGCCTGCTGACGGAATTGTGAGTTTCGCAGGATACGATCCAGGCTATGGCAAGCTCGTTTCCATTGATCATGGCTATGGTGTTGTTACTCGATTTGGTCATACGTCGCAGGTTTACGTCGAGCTCGGACAAAAAGTTAAACGCCGAGATATTATTGCGGCCGTTGGTTCGACCGGTCGTTCAACAGGGCCGCATTTGCACTATGAAGTGCGCGTCAACGACGTCCCAGTCGATCCAGGCAATTACATTCTAGACGAGTGA